The sequence GGATAAGACAAATCCCTTGAGGTCATATGTGGACCAAATACTCTCGGCATCTCAGAAGGGGGCAGACCTGACAAAAAGTCTTTTGGCCTTCAGCAGGCAGCAACCCATAAATATGCAATCCGTTAATATTAACAACATCATCCGTGGGACCGAGCCGCTTCTCAACCGGCTCCTCACAGGCGACGTATCGTTGGAAACCCGCTTCGCCGCCGATGCCATGACGGTAACGGTGGACGTGACCCAGATAGACCAGATCCTTTTCAATCTCGTGGCCAACGCAAGAGACGCTATTCAAGGCAGCGGCAAGATCGTCATCGAGACGAAGTCCGTAACGTTAGGGGCTGACTTCGCCCTCATCCACGGATTTGGAGAGCCCGGCAGGTATGCACTTCTGTCCGTCTCTGATACGGGCAAAGGTATGGATGAGAAGGTACGTGAAAAGATATTTGAACCGTTCTTCACCACCAAAGAGTCTGGCAAAGGGACGGGGCTCGGCCTTTCCACCGTGTATGGGATCGTGAAACAACACAACGGATACATAACGGTATATAGTGAACCTGGCGCCGGCACCACCTTTCACATACATCTTCCCATAGAAAAGACAGAACTCGTGAATGAGCATACCTTCTGCCTCGCCGCCAAACGGGGACATGAGACCATCCTTGTTGCGGACCACAGCGAGGAGGCAAGGCATTTTATGAGAGAGATTTTTGACCTCTATGGATACGCCGTTACCGAGGCCGCCGACCACAAAAAGATCATAGAAGAGTTACGCGACAACGGGGTAATAGACCTTCTGATCCTCGATACGTTCATGCTGAAAAAGGGTGCAAAAAATGTCTACGAAGCTATCATCTCAATAAGGCCCCAGATCAAGATACTTTTTGTTACCGGGCACACGAAAGATTCCTGTCTTGACGAAATCGTTTGCGATAAGAAGCCCCCCTCAATTTCAAAACCTCTTTTGCCTGATGAGCTTCTTCAAAAAGTCAGGGAACTGTTGGACACAGTATAAGCGAGGCGTAAGCGAGCGCTTGATTCCCGAAGACCTCCCAAACGGTCCTCCTCGGGAGAGATCAAACATACTGTATATCCGGAGAAAAATCGGTGACCCGCTCGAGCCCCCGTTTACGGACGATAAAATCAACCTCTAAACCCACGGCGCCCTCGTCGGGGAAGATAAATTTGGGCTCAAAAGCAAAGACCATACCCTCTTTCAATATTGTCTTATGTCTCGGCGTGATAACGGGCAGTTCATTGATCTCAAGACCGAGACCGTGGCCCACAAAATTCACCTTTCCTTCACCGTGGCCCATGAAGTAGGCGTCCAGTTTCGCCTCTTTTGCGAGCTCCATGGCCTTTACGAAGATTTCCGTCGCATCCACACCTTCCCTTCCGAAGCGCATGGTTTCCTCCACTATTTGTCGCGAAACCTGATAGCCCCTCCGGAAGTGCTCCTTCAGTTCCCCTGCCGCATAGATCCTTGTTTCATCGGTGATGTAGCCGTTGTAACCGCCGCCATAATCTACCACAACAGGAATGCCTCTTTTCACTACATTGATCGAGGAGCCCTGGCTTATAGCCGGGCTCAACCCGAATCCGGATATGGGTACGTCTGCTCCCGACGCCACGGTGCCCGAATAACCCTGGGTAACGTAGCCGTTCATCATCTCCTGGTTAAGCCCCCTCATTCTGAGAAACCCCTGGTGACCCGCCCTTCTCCCCTCGGCGATCAGGGCCGCATCGATATCGATCTCTCGTAAGCCCTCTTTGATGACGCCCTTGGCCTTTTGAAATACCTGGCTGATAATC comes from Syntrophorhabdaceae bacterium and encodes:
- a CDS encoding Xaa-Pro peptidase family protein, with amino-acid sequence MSENLNVGEFTPRQEIDQRLDGLRQRMADQGISFAVILQNVDLFYFTGTIQKGVLVVPTDQAPLFFVEKSLVRAEKESPLDIIPIKRDKDVKEMLNGKGVIKGMGGMELDVVPVALFERWKSILGHTDFTDVSPLIKDVRQIKSDFEIAQIIKSGRIISQVFQKAKGVIKEGLREIDIDAALIAEGRRAGHQGFLRMRGLNQEMMNGYVTQGYSGTVASGADVPISGFGLSPAISQGSSINVVKRGIPVVVDYGGGYNGYITDETRIYAAGELKEHFRRGYQVSRQIVEETMRFGREGVDATEIFVKAMELAKEAKLDAYFMGHGEGKVNFVGHGLGLEINELPVITPRHKTILKEGMVFAFEPKFIFPDEGAVGLEVDFIVRKRGLERVTDFSPDIQYV